A single window of Rubripirellula lacrimiformis DNA harbors:
- a CDS encoding metallophosphoesterase family protein, whose amino-acid sequence MKRRAFVQTAAAASVAGLASPAAVAQPPSRHDAGRGESFAIDDNKVTFFTNAVPRPVNVMIVADTHLFTDDQRGEPYQEFSGRMAKAYNSTTHVRTGKPTNPEQCFEEALARAETGDIDLLALVGDIFSFPSEAAIEWVTQRLAAIQTPWLYVAGNHDWHYEGMDGTLDELRAEWIERRLKPLYQGRNPLMAAYDLHGVRFVAIDNSHYEILPEQLEFFRTQVSRGQPMVLLVHIPLYAAGRSMGFGCGNPEWSAATDRNFKIERRPRWPESGHTQTTLDFHREVFEAANLMGVFAGHIHRQSVDVVNGIPQFVTNANAVGAFMDIRFEPQV is encoded by the coding sequence ATGAAACGTCGTGCATTCGTTCAAACGGCAGCCGCTGCTTCGGTTGCCGGACTCGCATCCCCAGCTGCGGTTGCTCAACCGCCTTCTCGGCACGATGCGGGGCGTGGGGAATCGTTCGCGATCGACGACAACAAAGTCACGTTCTTTACCAACGCCGTGCCGCGCCCAGTCAACGTCATGATTGTGGCGGACACTCACCTGTTCACCGATGACCAGCGAGGCGAGCCGTACCAAGAATTCAGTGGCCGAATGGCTAAGGCGTACAATTCAACGACTCACGTCCGAACCGGAAAACCAACCAATCCGGAACAATGTTTTGAAGAAGCTCTCGCGCGAGCGGAAACCGGAGACATCGATCTGCTGGCACTCGTCGGAGACATCTTCAGCTTTCCATCCGAGGCTGCCATCGAATGGGTCACTCAGCGACTTGCAGCCATTCAAACGCCGTGGTTGTATGTGGCGGGAAATCACGACTGGCACTACGAAGGCATGGACGGAACGCTGGATGAACTTCGAGCCGAATGGATTGAACGCCGATTGAAGCCACTGTATCAAGGGAGAAATCCTCTGATGGCGGCGTACGATCTGCATGGAGTTCGCTTTGTGGCGATCGATAACTCGCACTACGAAATTCTACCGGAACAGCTCGAGTTCTTCCGGACGCAGGTAAGTCGCGGTCAGCCCATGGTCCTACTGGTCCATATTCCGTTGTATGCAGCGGGACGTTCGATGGGATTTGGTTGCGGAAATCCGGAATGGTCCGCCGCCACGGATCGCAACTTCAAAATCGAACGCCGCCCCAGGTGGCCGGAATCCGGCCATACTCAGACGACGCTCGACTTTCATCGCGAGGTCTTCGAAGCCGCCAACCTGATGGGGGTCTTTGCTGGGCACATTCATCGGCAGTCCGTGGATGTTGTCAACGGCATTCCTCAGTTTGTGACCAATGCCAACGCCGTGGGAGCCTTCATGGACATTCGCTTTGAACCGCAGGTTTGA
- a CDS encoding FAD-dependent oxidoreductase: MNRNRQTRRTFCAAVACSAIAAPFSPSFAGSEHEHSVDVVIVGGGLGGCAAAIAALRNGLQVVMTESTDWIGGQLTSQGVPPDEHHLIETSGANQSYRELRSRIRKYYRDNYPLTDTARQNPHLNPGNGNVSRLCAEPKVSLAVLEQWLAPYEASGQLVLLRDHVATTADVQHDQVRAVSVRSTKTGQSRVLRGKYFVDATELGDLLPITQTEFVTGSEAQSQTNELHASETADPNNHQAFTMCFAVDHLAGEDHTIDRPEEFSFWRDFVPPMVPPWPGRLLDLTYSHPPTGNPKRLGFDPLGGKSTGGALNLWTYRRMIDRSLFTPGRFAGDISLINWPQNDYLLGNLVGVSDDESARHIARAKQLSLSLLYWLQTEAPRPDGGTGFPGLRLRPDLMGTQDGLAKTPYVRESRRIQAEFTVLEEHVGRENRSKVTGKPTSEIAAAAFADSVGVGSYAIDLHPSSGGDNYIDFSTFPFQVPLGSLLPTRMQNLLPACKNIGTTHITSGCYRLHPVEWGIGEAVGCLVSFALKQKQTPHAIRSNEPLLNDFQKFIRGQGVQTQWS, from the coding sequence ATGAACCGAAACCGTCAAACACGCCGGACTTTCTGCGCTGCCGTTGCCTGTAGCGCGATCGCGGCCCCCTTTTCACCATCGTTCGCTGGATCCGAACATGAACATTCCGTTGATGTTGTGATTGTCGGCGGCGGGCTGGGAGGGTGTGCGGCGGCGATCGCGGCGCTTCGAAATGGCTTGCAAGTTGTCATGACCGAATCGACGGACTGGATCGGCGGGCAACTGACTAGCCAAGGCGTTCCGCCCGATGAACACCACTTGATTGAAACGAGCGGTGCGAATCAATCCTACCGTGAACTGCGATCACGCATCCGCAAGTACTATCGCGACAATTACCCGCTGACCGACACGGCTCGCCAAAATCCACATTTGAATCCCGGCAACGGAAACGTGTCCCGGTTGTGTGCAGAACCCAAGGTTTCGTTGGCCGTGCTGGAACAATGGCTGGCCCCGTACGAAGCATCTGGACAGCTTGTGTTGTTACGCGACCACGTCGCGACGACTGCCGATGTACAACACGACCAGGTCCGTGCGGTCAGCGTTCGCTCGACAAAGACAGGCCAATCGCGTGTGCTGCGTGGGAAGTACTTCGTCGATGCCACCGAATTGGGCGACCTGCTGCCCATCACGCAGACCGAGTTTGTCACCGGATCGGAGGCACAGTCGCAGACGAACGAACTGCATGCCAGTGAAACCGCGGATCCGAACAACCACCAGGCATTCACGATGTGTTTTGCCGTCGACCATCTTGCCGGCGAAGACCACACGATCGATCGACCAGAGGAGTTCTCTTTCTGGCGTGACTTCGTTCCGCCAATGGTGCCGCCATGGCCGGGTCGGTTGCTAGACCTGACGTACAGTCATCCCCCAACGGGAAATCCCAAACGACTGGGCTTTGATCCCCTTGGCGGCAAATCCACCGGGGGCGCACTGAACCTGTGGACCTATCGGCGGATGATCGATCGGTCGCTGTTTACGCCGGGGCGGTTCGCCGGCGACATCAGTCTGATCAATTGGCCACAGAACGATTACCTGCTGGGCAATCTTGTCGGCGTGTCTGACGATGAATCTGCGCGGCATATCGCGCGCGCCAAACAATTGAGTCTTTCGCTGTTGTATTGGTTGCAGACCGAAGCACCTCGCCCCGACGGTGGCACGGGTTTCCCCGGACTGCGGCTTCGCCCTGATTTGATGGGCACTCAGGATGGACTGGCTAAGACGCCCTACGTCCGCGAATCGCGTCGCATCCAAGCCGAGTTCACTGTCCTAGAAGAACACGTCGGCCGCGAAAACCGGAGCAAGGTGACTGGCAAACCGACATCCGAAATTGCCGCCGCAGCATTCGCGGATTCGGTCGGCGTCGGCAGCTATGCGATCGACCTGCACCCCAGTTCCGGCGGCGACAACTACATCGATTTTTCTACGTTTCCGTTCCAGGTTCCGCTCGGATCTCTACTGCCGACCAGGATGCAGAACCTGTTGCCGGCGTGCAAGAACATTGGCACGACGCACATCACCAGCGGCTGCTACCGCCTGCACCCGGTGGAATGGGGAATCGGCGAGGCCGTCGGGTGCTTGGTCAGCTTCGCGCTGAAACAAAAGCAGACGCCGCATGCGATTCGATCCAACGAACCATTGTTGAACGATTTCCAAAAGTTCATTCGCGGTCAAGGTGTTCAGACGCAGTGGTCCTGA
- a CDS encoding sulfatase-like hydrolase/transferase gives MLNRHSLPVCCAWLFATGMLIPCSAADAGDRPNIVFCMADDWSWPHAGVLGDPVVKTPNFDRVANEGVLFPNAFVSTPSCTPSRLSVLTGQHHWRLKEGDSLGGSLREDYDVYTEMLQKSGYHLGRFGKGVWPSEHTFRKRDSFGQRYRSFDQFMKDRKADEPFCYWHGGSDPHRPYELGIGKKSGIDLTKIPIPACLPDNEVVRGDVADYLWEVQRFDREVGEILQKLEAIGELQNTIVVVSGDNGMPFPRCKATLYDQGTRVPLAVRWGAKVKGERTVTDFVSLCDLAPTFLQAAGLDVSTQMTGRSLLSILQSDQSGTVDATRTFALAGTEKHVYAYPRRSLRTSDFLYIRNFDPSAWATGQHGAGTEQYDFAKNPWPTGKGAFSYAIDPSPTKQLLRLQRHQSQVQPFADLAFGQRPDEELYDLADDPDQLRNVAAKPEYASALTRLRQQLTAELIKSNDPRVSVAGYSSRDVEGWPVRVSDRLISEKGDETDRALQLLASQLQTVKQVVPPSALGRIINVPIWLSPPYEGVRPTGEYHPGSAWLKRQGRPSALHQCVEFTNTAIFDREIKRMPVMVLHELAHAYHDQVLGNDNKEIAEVFASAKESGIYNMVQRENGKTERAYAITNPMEYFAELTEALFGRNDFYPFDRAQLQRHDPAAYDVLVRLWKTESVDSADETAHYRVEKPPADLRLKPFYEKYVDASGYPIIASSKVNDFALLEAAYLVDMMLAKRPDIRAAMVASGSRLIVMAHDEFTTDIPEHSHLRPSDYWDARARGLGGSRDEPVCSCGEENLLGFDGDPYSTENILIHEFAHNIHLRGLVNLDPAFDDRLKLAYEQAMKRGLWKGKYASTNHAEYFAEGVQSWFNNNRQPDHDHNHVDTRSELQEYDPGLAAICKEVFGPTQLVYTKPATRISGHLEGYDPEQSPRFQWPARLKQAKSKIRNDTTKRGTNRQKEYKN, from the coding sequence ATGTTGAACAGACACTCCCTGCCCGTTTGCTGTGCTTGGTTGTTCGCAACTGGGATGCTGATTCCTTGCTCGGCCGCGGATGCTGGCGACCGCCCCAATATCGTGTTCTGCATGGCCGATGACTGGTCGTGGCCGCACGCTGGGGTTCTAGGGGATCCCGTCGTCAAAACGCCGAACTTTGACCGCGTGGCGAACGAAGGTGTGCTGTTCCCCAACGCGTTTGTTTCAACGCCATCTTGTACGCCCAGTCGTCTAAGCGTTCTGACCGGACAACATCACTGGCGATTGAAAGAAGGCGACAGTCTTGGGGGATCGCTACGAGAAGACTACGACGTGTACACCGAGATGCTGCAGAAGTCGGGTTACCATCTGGGACGTTTCGGCAAGGGAGTCTGGCCCAGCGAGCATACCTTTCGCAAACGAGATTCATTTGGCCAGCGTTACCGATCCTTTGACCAGTTCATGAAGGATCGCAAGGCGGATGAACCATTTTGCTATTGGCATGGTGGTTCGGACCCCCATCGTCCATACGAACTGGGGATCGGAAAGAAGAGCGGAATCGACTTGACGAAGATCCCGATTCCGGCCTGCCTGCCCGATAACGAGGTCGTCCGGGGGGATGTCGCCGACTATTTGTGGGAGGTGCAACGTTTTGATCGAGAGGTCGGTGAGATTCTTCAAAAGCTGGAGGCGATCGGCGAACTGCAGAACACGATTGTGGTTGTCAGTGGCGACAACGGTATGCCGTTTCCTCGTTGCAAAGCAACGCTTTACGACCAGGGAACTCGCGTGCCGTTGGCGGTTCGTTGGGGGGCGAAGGTGAAGGGCGAACGAACGGTGACGGATTTTGTCAGCCTTTGCGATCTTGCCCCGACATTTCTTCAGGCAGCCGGTTTGGACGTTTCTACTCAGATGACCGGTCGCAGTTTGTTGAGCATTCTTCAATCCGATCAATCCGGGACGGTCGACGCTACTCGCACGTTCGCTCTGGCCGGCACGGAGAAACATGTTTACGCGTATCCGAGACGGTCGCTGCGAACCAGCGATTTCCTGTACATCCGCAACTTTGACCCGAGCGCATGGGCAACCGGGCAACATGGTGCCGGGACCGAACAGTACGACTTTGCCAAGAATCCTTGGCCGACGGGCAAAGGGGCGTTTTCCTATGCGATCGATCCGTCGCCAACCAAACAACTGCTGCGGCTGCAGCGCCACCAATCGCAGGTTCAACCGTTTGCTGATCTGGCCTTTGGGCAGCGGCCCGACGAGGAACTGTACGACCTGGCGGACGACCCCGACCAACTTCGCAATGTCGCCGCGAAACCCGAATACGCCAGTGCGCTTACCCGTCTTCGACAGCAGTTGACCGCTGAATTGATCAAGAGCAATGATCCGCGAGTTTCCGTGGCCGGGTATTCGTCGCGTGACGTGGAAGGCTGGCCGGTTCGCGTCAGTGACCGGCTGATCAGCGAAAAGGGTGACGAGACGGATCGTGCACTTCAGTTGCTGGCGTCGCAACTGCAAACCGTCAAACAAGTGGTCCCACCATCAGCGCTTGGCCGCATCATCAACGTGCCGATTTGGTTGTCACCACCCTACGAAGGAGTTCGGCCAACGGGCGAGTACCATCCGGGATCGGCGTGGCTGAAACGACAGGGACGCCCAAGTGCTTTGCACCAATGTGTGGAGTTTACCAACACGGCCATTTTTGATCGTGAAATCAAACGCATGCCTGTGATGGTGCTGCATGAACTCGCACACGCCTACCATGATCAGGTGCTCGGGAACGACAACAAGGAAATTGCAGAGGTCTTCGCAAGCGCCAAGGAAAGCGGGATCTACAACATGGTTCAGCGGGAAAATGGAAAGACCGAACGGGCCTATGCGATTACGAACCCGATGGAATATTTTGCTGAGTTGACGGAAGCGTTGTTTGGACGCAACGATTTCTATCCCTTCGATCGCGCTCAGCTGCAAAGGCATGACCCCGCCGCCTACGACGTGCTTGTGCGTCTGTGGAAAACAGAGTCTGTCGATTCGGCTGATGAAACGGCGCACTATCGAGTCGAAAAGCCGCCGGCCGACCTGCGATTGAAACCCTTTTACGAAAAGTATGTTGACGCCAGCGGTTATCCGATCATCGCCTCGTCCAAGGTCAATGATTTTGCGCTTCTAGAGGCTGCCTACCTGGTCGACATGATGCTGGCCAAGCGACCCGACATCCGGGCAGCAATGGTCGCCAGCGGATCACGGCTGATCGTGATGGCGCACGACGAATTCACGACCGACATCCCCGAACACTCGCATTTACGCCCCAGCGATTACTGGGACGCAAGAGCACGCGGGTTAGGCGGATCGCGGGATGAACCCGTTTGTTCGTGCGGCGAAGAGAATCTGCTCGGTTTCGACGGGGATCCCTATTCAACCGAGAATATTCTGATTCACGAGTTTGCGCACAATATCCATTTGCGCGGTCTCGTGAATCTGGACCCGGCGTTTGACGATCGATTGAAACTGGCGTACGAACAGGCGATGAAACGCGGCCTTTGGAAGGGAAAGTACGCGTCGACCAACCACGCCGAGTACTTCGCCGAAGGTGTGCAGTCATGGTTCAACAACAATCGACAACCCGATCACGATCACAACCACGTCGATACGCGAAGCGAACTGCAGGAATACGATCCCGGGCTGGCCGCGATTTGTAAAGAAGTTTTTGGACCGACACAGCTGGTCTATACCAAACCGGCAACTCGAATCTCGGGGCACCTTGAAGGTTACGATCCTGAACAATCGCCTCGTTTCCAGTGGCCAGCACGACTCAAGCAAGCCAAGTCGAAGATCCGGAACGATACGACGAAACGTGGCACGAATCGACAAAAAGAATACAAGAATTAG
- a CDS encoding C45 family autoproteolytic acyltransferase/hydolase produces the protein MSTPLRCHLLVALCLSVLIPSKPICGAEADLDRLTRQIQPLVACLSGQRDAFAMTAQVDAIIDGSPQRIDARFVRYSDDAFDLDLVHQDYAVKLRRRAEATAMLLPLHNTVFVGRGKTDDLDHLRPKEITARIISPFTSVATYVPILQGGDAGGVSLILTGLTKLRFDPAASCWRLGSDTTIEFSAQGQAIDMRWDDAHVQLAFGDVTGEVEAIGDWPGMQVVELPRDELERQLVRGVRRAGEILAPSSRLTSPPETAKRVDHGELRWIDGQRVVLLGGTPQQIGTAHGELLADEANRCIDSVLYTFGTAQTIRTGRWFRSELADAYARLAPHIPERHRVETRAMAASLGLDPELVEALNVFPELFHCSGFAVFGNATTDGTLYHGRVLDYMTTIGLQDAATTFIVAPQGQHAFANVGYAAFIGSVSGMNAVGISLGEMGGKGEGQWDGVPMATLMRRALEECSTLDQVTTLWTDSPRTCEYFYVFADGKTNQAVGVAATPESIQFVQPGEAHELLGEGIEDAVVLSAGSRLELLRERVSQKYGQINVDVAQWLMSRPVAMQSNLHNVLFVPAEGVFYVANASHDKPAAERPYARMDLNALLKTMPNADQQSAVTPPQLSESELVAGAVFAARDTLDTGHEPSADARACLDGLIWQATDFDVQCQPPHDRCGDWSIRFPSPTLTGDAANDVVNLEWYMARDEAGLPITAPAVVVVHESGSNMTVGRLIASSLRQYGLHAFMIQLPYYGERRVNSDRPAGEQMFSAISQAVTDVRRARDAVAALPLIATDNISVQGTSLGGFVTATAASLDSGFNHVFIMLAGGDLFDVIEKGEKDAARLRESLAERGITGSKLKSLTATVEPTRIAHRLDPATTWIYSAQFDRVVPPASAKILATTAGLDRSHHIEMLANHYSGIIYLPYLLDQMQQQIIPTKAVALTE, from the coding sequence ATGAGCACTCCGTTGCGCTGTCATCTGCTAGTGGCACTCTGCTTGTCCGTGCTGATCCCTTCGAAACCGATTTGTGGTGCCGAAGCGGATTTGGACCGTCTAACACGACAGATCCAGCCCCTTGTCGCCTGCCTTTCCGGACAGCGTGACGCGTTCGCGATGACGGCGCAGGTCGACGCAATCATTGACGGAAGCCCGCAGCGGATCGATGCCAGGTTCGTCAGGTATTCGGACGACGCCTTCGATCTGGATCTCGTCCACCAGGACTATGCGGTCAAGCTGCGCCGACGTGCGGAGGCGACCGCGATGCTGCTGCCGTTGCACAACACGGTCTTTGTGGGCCGCGGCAAAACCGACGACCTTGACCATCTGCGGCCAAAAGAAATCACCGCTCGCATCATCAGCCCATTCACCAGCGTTGCGACTTACGTGCCGATCCTGCAAGGCGGCGATGCGGGCGGTGTGTCGTTGATTTTGACCGGGCTGACGAAGCTCCGGTTCGATCCCGCGGCGTCCTGTTGGAGACTGGGAAGCGACACCACCATTGAATTTTCCGCACAGGGTCAGGCGATCGACATGCGCTGGGATGATGCCCATGTGCAGTTGGCTTTCGGCGACGTGACAGGCGAAGTCGAGGCGATCGGAGACTGGCCAGGAATGCAGGTCGTTGAATTGCCGCGAGACGAACTTGAACGGCAATTGGTTCGCGGCGTTCGTCGTGCCGGTGAAATTTTGGCGCCGTCGTCACGTTTGACCTCGCCACCTGAAACGGCCAAACGCGTTGACCACGGCGAACTGCGTTGGATCGACGGGCAACGCGTTGTTTTACTCGGCGGCACACCGCAGCAGATCGGCACCGCACACGGCGAACTGTTGGCCGATGAGGCGAATCGCTGCATTGACTCGGTGCTCTACACGTTCGGAACAGCACAGACCATTCGCACCGGTCGATGGTTTCGCAGTGAGTTGGCCGACGCCTATGCGAGACTGGCACCCCATATCCCCGAGCGGCACCGGGTAGAGACGCGTGCGATGGCCGCCAGCTTGGGACTCGATCCGGAACTCGTCGAAGCGTTGAACGTCTTTCCCGAACTATTCCACTGCTCCGGCTTTGCCGTGTTCGGCAACGCGACAACCGATGGGACGCTCTACCACGGCCGGGTGCTGGACTACATGACCACGATTGGACTGCAAGATGCAGCGACGACGTTCATCGTTGCCCCCCAAGGGCAACATGCCTTTGCCAATGTCGGATACGCAGCATTCATTGGCAGTGTCAGCGGCATGAACGCGGTGGGCATCTCGCTGGGCGAGATGGGTGGAAAAGGCGAAGGTCAGTGGGACGGCGTGCCGATGGCGACCCTGATGCGACGTGCTCTTGAAGAGTGCTCGACACTCGATCAGGTCACGACGCTATGGACCGACAGTCCCCGCACGTGCGAGTATTTCTACGTGTTCGCCGACGGCAAAACCAATCAAGCCGTGGGGGTCGCCGCGACGCCTGAAAGCATCCAGTTCGTTCAGCCAGGCGAAGCTCATGAACTGCTTGGGGAGGGCATCGAAGACGCCGTCGTGCTATCAGCGGGATCACGGTTGGAACTGCTCAGAGAACGGGTGTCGCAAAAATACGGACAGATCAATGTCGATGTCGCGCAGTGGTTGATGAGCCGGCCGGTCGCGATGCAGTCAAACTTGCACAATGTGCTGTTCGTTCCTGCCGAGGGCGTCTTCTATGTAGCCAACGCCAGCCATGACAAGCCTGCGGCCGAACGCCCCTACGCACGAATGGATTTGAACGCATTGTTGAAGACGATGCCCAACGCCGACCAACAGTCCGCGGTCACGCCACCACAACTGAGTGAATCGGAGCTTGTCGCTGGCGCGGTCTTCGCGGCGCGGGACACACTCGACACGGGACACGAACCGTCGGCGGATGCCCGAGCCTGTCTGGACGGTTTGATCTGGCAGGCCACCGATTTCGACGTTCAATGCCAACCGCCGCATGACCGCTGTGGTGACTGGAGCATTCGGTTTCCGTCGCCGACACTGACCGGGGACGCGGCCAACGACGTGGTGAACCTTGAATGGTACATGGCCCGTGACGAAGCCGGTCTGCCGATCACCGCCCCGGCGGTCGTCGTCGTCCACGAATCGGGAAGCAATATGACCGTCGGTCGCTTGATCGCCAGCTCGCTGCGGCAGTACGGACTGCACGCGTTCATGATCCAGCTACCCTATTACGGAGAACGCCGCGTCAATTCCGATCGGCCGGCTGGCGAGCAAATGTTTTCCGCGATCAGCCAAGCGGTCACGGATGTGCGACGGGCGCGAGACGCCGTTGCGGCTTTGCCGCTGATCGCGACAGACAACATTTCGGTCCAAGGCACAAGCCTAGGTGGGTTCGTCACTGCGACGGCAGCCAGCTTGGACAGCGGCTTTAACCACGTCTTTATCATGCTGGCCGGTGGCGACTTGTTCGATGTGATTGAAAAGGGCGAAAAGGATGCCGCTCGGCTGCGAGAATCGCTTGCCGAGCGAGGGATCACGGGCAGCAAATTGAAATCATTGACGGCAACGGTCGAGCCAACTCGCATCGCGCACCGGCTGGATCCGGCAACGACGTGGATCTATTCAGCGCAGTTTGATCGTGTGGTACCGCCGGCGAGTGCAAAAATCTTGGCCACCACGGCGGGACTCGATCGATCGCATCACATCGAAATGTTAGCCAACCATTATTCGGGCATCATTTATTTGCCCTACCTTCTGGACCAGATGCAGCAGCAAATCATTCCGACCAAAGCCGTCGCCTTGACCGAATAG
- a CDS encoding arylsulfatase, producing the protein MPRQFCSQILVGLVLAICPALHAAQRPNIIVIMVDDMGFSDIGCYGGEIPTPHLDSLATGGARFSQFYNTGRCCPTRASLLTGLYSHQAGIGWMTTDQGVPGYAGRLNDQCVTIPEVLGGAGYFTAMTGKWHVGFNHGVTPWGRGFDRCLSLPAGGLHFSNQTGSKGGTKLFLNGEEVSRDDPQFNPPWYGSDLWTEQGIKFVDEAIAENKPFFWYLAHVAPHFPCMAPEATIAKYRGTYMKGWDVLREERYARQVNAGLIDKNWDMEPRPDEIPAWDSLSPEEQKRYDDMMAIYAAMIDEVDKNVGKLVDALTKRGQLDNTLILFLADNGGNAEAGVKGKYNGDNPGDPHSDVFIGRCWAHLNNTPFRKYKHYNHEGGTASPLIAHWPAAIKSRTGWVETPVHLIDVMATCVDLGEASYPAEFKGHIITPAQGQSLKPLLTASGTFSDRPLFWEHEGNAGIRVGDRKLVRLGMKGEWELFDLKADRTEQENLAAENVDEVQSLSRQWRQWAKSANVLPKPEPKAKRKRRQPKDAAK; encoded by the coding sequence ATGCCACGACAATTTTGCTCACAGATCTTGGTCGGTTTGGTTCTTGCGATCTGTCCTGCACTTCACGCCGCTCAGCGTCCCAACATCATCGTCATCATGGTGGACGACATGGGGTTTTCCGACATCGGGTGTTACGGCGGCGAGATCCCGACTCCGCATTTAGATTCGCTGGCGACAGGCGGCGCACGGTTTTCGCAGTTTTACAACACCGGTCGATGTTGCCCCACGCGAGCCTCGCTGCTGACCGGTCTGTATTCTCATCAAGCGGGCATCGGTTGGATGACCACGGACCAGGGAGTTCCTGGGTACGCGGGGCGATTGAATGATCAGTGTGTCACGATCCCCGAGGTTCTCGGTGGGGCCGGCTACTTCACGGCGATGACGGGAAAATGGCATGTTGGATTCAATCACGGAGTCACTCCGTGGGGCCGCGGTTTTGATCGCTGTTTAAGCTTGCCGGCGGGAGGTTTGCATTTCTCCAATCAAACAGGATCCAAGGGCGGCACGAAGTTGTTTCTCAACGGCGAGGAAGTTTCGCGAGACGACCCCCAATTCAATCCGCCATGGTACGGAAGTGATCTGTGGACCGAGCAGGGGATCAAGTTCGTCGATGAAGCAATCGCAGAGAACAAGCCTTTCTTTTGGTATCTCGCTCACGTCGCGCCGCACTTTCCTTGCATGGCTCCGGAGGCAACGATCGCCAAATATCGGGGGACCTACATGAAGGGGTGGGACGTCCTGCGCGAAGAACGCTACGCACGTCAGGTCAATGCAGGGTTGATCGACAAGAACTGGGATATGGAACCTCGGCCGGACGAAATACCGGCTTGGGATTCGCTTTCCCCCGAAGAACAAAAACGCTACGACGACATGATGGCGATCTACGCCGCGATGATTGACGAAGTCGATAAGAATGTTGGCAAGCTGGTTGATGCTCTCACCAAACGTGGGCAACTGGACAACACCCTGATTCTGTTCCTGGCCGATAACGGTGGCAACGCGGAAGCGGGAGTGAAGGGGAAGTACAACGGAGACAACCCGGGCGATCCGCACTCTGATGTGTTCATCGGCCGCTGCTGGGCCCATTTAAACAACACGCCATTTCGGAAATACAAACACTACAACCACGAAGGTGGAACGGCATCGCCATTGATCGCTCATTGGCCTGCTGCGATCAAGTCACGCACTGGTTGGGTTGAAACGCCCGTTCATTTGATCGACGTCATGGCAACTTGCGTCGATCTTGGTGAAGCCAGCTATCCGGCTGAGTTCAAGGGCCACATCATCACGCCTGCACAGGGGCAGAGCCTCAAGCCATTGCTGACTGCCAGCGGAACCTTTTCCGATCGCCCACTGTTCTGGGAACACGAAGGGAACGCGGGAATACGCGTCGGAGATCGCAAATTGGTTCGGCTGGGCATGAAAGGCGAATGGGAATTGTTTGACCTGAAAGCTGATCGCACCGAGCAGGAAAACTTGGCGGCGGAAAACGTCGACGAAGTCCAATCGCTCAGTCGTCAGTGGCGGCAATGGGCAAAGTCGGCCAACGTGTTGCCCAAGCCGGAACCAAAGGCGAAGAGGAAAAGAAGACAACCCAAGGACGCGGCAAAGTGA